In the genome of Dyadobacter fermentans DSM 18053, the window ATGATATTTTTATCAAACTGCATATTCCGGAAGTTCTGCGCATTCACATAGCCCAAATTCAGGCGGTAAAGCAGGGTTTTGCTCTCGTTCATCGGACCGGTAAAATCGGCCAGCGTACGCAGCGTATTGAAGCTCCCGGTCGTGAAACTCAACGATTTCCGGGGCGTTGCGAGCGGTTTTTTGGTAACGCGGTTAATCGTCCCGCCTGGCGATGTGTTGCCATACAATGCCGATGCGGCCCCTTTGATCACTTCCACGCGTTCGAGGTAATTTACCGGTGGTTGTTTCCAGAAACCTGAGAAAGTGCGCAGGCCATTCACGAGCTGGGTAGTGCTGCCGCCGTTCATACGGAATCCGCGGATCGTTAAATCGTCATAAAAAGTAAACTGGTTCACACCGCTCATGTTTTTCACTGCGTCGCCCATCAAAAATACGCCCTGGTCGCGCATTACTTCCTTAGTAATGTAAGATATAGCCTGCGGCACATCCTTGATCGGCGTCGCGGTTTTGCTCGCAATGAACGAAAGGTCATTTTTATAGCTTGTCCCGCCGTTACCAATGATCTCGACGGTTTGCAATTCCTGTACATTCTCTTCGGAAACGATTTCCAGGTTCACGGTTTCGTCGGCCTTCACGTGAACGTTACGGTCGATACGCCGGATGCCCAGGCCCGTTCCCACGAGCTGATAATGGCCTGGCGCCAATGCATTAAATTCGAAATTTCCCTCGGCGTCGGTCAATGTCCCTTTGCCGGTTCCTTTGAGGATCAGGTTGATAGCCTCCACGGGCTGGTCCGCGGCATTTTTAATATTGCCTTTGATCTGGCCCGTTTGCGCATACGCGAGCGAGCAGAAAAGTGAAAGGATGAGTAGATAAATAATCCTCATGATGTAGGGGTTAAATAAGAAAGCTAGTGCCAAAACGGTGGCAAAAGTAGTCTTATTTAGACCAATCCCAAATAAATGAGTTTTGATATTATTTGCTCATTTTTTAATTCGTTCTAATTATTCAATTTTTTCTCCTAAAACTTTTATTGCCAGCTAAATGTCTCTTAAAGTTACATTTAGCTGGCAATAGAGATGAATGAACAAACGGCGGGAATGAATTATCCCAAGTTGGATTTGATGAATGCTAATCCATCACGCATGAGCTGTTCTTCCGAGTCGAACATTTTGCGCCAGATGTTCGCTACCGGCAGTTTCGGGCTGAATGCCTCGATGCTGATCCAGCCGTCGTATTTGATGTCGCGGATCGACTGGAACACGCCTTCCCAATCCACATTGCCTTTTCCGGGCGTGGAACGGTCGTTTTCCGACAGCTGGATGAACGAAATGCGGTCGCCAGCCTTGCGCATAGTGTCGCCGATATTTTTCTCTTCGATGTTTGCGTGGAACGTGTCGAACATGATTTTCACATTCGGATGGTTCACTTCATCTACGAATCGGATGATCTCGTCGCCGCAGCTGGTGAGGTACAGTTCGAAGCGGTTGAGGTATTCGAGGCCGAGGGTAATGTCGAGCGATTCGGCGTAATCGGCCACTTCGCGGATGCCTTCAATGCCCCATTGCCATTCTTCTTCCGTGGCCGGCTTTCCGGTAAAAACGCCCAACGCGGAGTGGTAAGGGCCCATTAGCCGGCTAGCGCCGAGCACGAGCGAGCAGTCCAATGCACTTTTCAAATGGTCGATCGTGTGGCGGCGCATGGCAGGGTCGGGGCTAATGAGGTGCTCCGACGGTCCGCAGATCGTGTCGCTCTCGCAGGCCAGGCCCAGGCTGTCGAGTTTCTGCCGGAACTTGAACCAGTGCTCAGGATTTGTATTGAAAATCGGCACCTCGACGCCGTCAAAACCGATCTCTTTAATGAGTTCGAGGGTAGGAAATAGGCTTTCGTCAATCTGGTTTCCCCACAA includes:
- a CDS encoding sugar phosphate isomerase/epimerase family protein; this encodes MKYSMNLLLWGNQIDESLFPTLELIKEIGFDGVEVPIFNTNPEHWFKFRQKLDSLGLACESDTICGPSEHLISPDPAMRRHTIDHLKSALDCSLVLGASRLMGPYHSALGVFTGKPATEEEWQWGIEGIREVADYAESLDITLGLEYLNRFELYLTSCGDEIIRFVDEVNHPNVKIMFDTFHANIEEKNIGDTMRKAGDRISFIQLSENDRSTPGKGNVDWEGVFQSIRDIKYDGWISIEAFSPKLPVANIWRKMFDSEEQLMRDGLAFIKSNLG